One part of the Acinetobacter sp. XS-4 genome encodes these proteins:
- a CDS encoding triacylglycerol lipase, with translation MLSGLSISAAHATNAEQVKSSFVYSSYAQTKYPMVFNHGMAGFNRIGTDTLGLDYWYQILPDLARNGGNVWATRVSPFNSTEVRGEQLAQQVEEIIAITGKPKVNLIGHSHGGPTIRYVAGIMPEKVASLTTIGAPHKGSPMADVILNVEGTPLSGLATLVNWFSAAITWAGGLDPTSYPHDSLAGAHSLSTKGSAQFNSQFPMGVPTTSCSEGAYQEKGIYMYSFSGNKALTNPLDPFDIALTGSSLVVDPFGDNDGLVSRCSAKFGKTIRDDYNWNHLDEVNQVLGIRSIFASDPVSVYRQHANRLKLQGL, from the coding sequence ATGCTCTCAGGACTGAGTATTTCAGCGGCCCATGCAACAAATGCTGAACAAGTTAAAAGCTCGTTCGTATATTCATCTTATGCACAAACAAAATATCCAATGGTTTTTAACCATGGTATGGCGGGTTTTAACAGAATTGGAACCGATACGCTTGGTCTCGATTACTGGTACCAGATTCTTCCTGATCTTGCCCGCAATGGAGGAAATGTCTGGGCGACAAGAGTCTCACCATTTAACTCAACAGAAGTGCGTGGAGAACAACTTGCTCAGCAAGTAGAAGAAATTATTGCCATTACCGGCAAGCCTAAAGTTAACTTAATCGGTCATAGCCATGGGGGTCCAACAATTCGCTATGTGGCCGGTATCATGCCAGAAAAAGTTGCCTCACTTACCACGATTGGTGCACCTCATAAGGGATCACCCATGGCAGATGTCATTCTGAACGTTGAGGGTACTCCTCTGTCTGGACTGGCAACGTTAGTAAATTGGTTCTCAGCAGCAATTACCTGGGCAGGAGGCCTAGATCCAACGAGCTATCCGCACGACTCTTTAGCAGGTGCCCATAGCTTATCAACTAAAGGTTCAGCTCAATTTAATAGTCAATTCCCTATGGGTGTACCTACCACTTCTTGTAGCGAGGGAGCATATCAAGAGAAAGGTATTTATATGTATTCCTTCTCTGGAAATAAAGCTCTGACTAATCCATTAGATCCATTTGATATTGCCCTTACAGGCAGTAGTTTGGTGGTCGATCCATTTGGTGATAACGATGGACTGGTTTCCCGATGCAGCGCCAAATTCGGAAAAACAATTCGTGATGATTACAACTGGAATCATTTAGATGAAGTAAATCAAGTACTGGGAATACGTTCTATTTTTGCCTCAGATCCTGTCTCGGTTTACCGCCAACATGCAAACCGTTTAAAACTA
- a CDS encoding lipase secretion chaperone, producing the protein MQGMQKKVLWCVLGFFILSLIACVYWLSPDSKNTSAQINENKAKNLASAPQTDHSSRNEDTYHSKSQQDTEVNCQLKIDSSQHLVVNSQTRDCFEYFITQYGENDLEQIKNHFGKFVQGQYLEPARSQIMDLWARYLKYREQLAQIQTPSAKQQDKNYFQKIFNSIQDIRKRFFSTSEIEGLFSSEDIYQNYTLDRMQILEDSSLSEIEKARKLKERFEELPEDWQQNLQELSKLDDLHTLTKQIKARKGSAEELRQMRTALVGAEAAQRLETLDTQRNAWQQKVTSYLDGRDEIIKSNMSDSAKNQAIQQLRQQQFNSSQEQLRLRTYETVHDQGGELPFNY; encoded by the coding sequence ATGCAAGGGATGCAGAAGAAGGTATTGTGGTGTGTGCTCGGATTTTTTATTTTGAGCCTCATTGCATGTGTCTATTGGTTAAGCCCTGACTCAAAAAATACATCAGCTCAGATAAATGAAAATAAAGCTAAAAATTTAGCATCGGCTCCTCAGACAGATCATTCATCACGAAATGAAGATACTTACCATAGTAAAAGTCAGCAAGACACAGAAGTTAACTGCCAGTTAAAAATTGATAGTTCCCAGCATTTAGTCGTTAACAGTCAAACACGCGACTGCTTTGAATATTTCATTACTCAATATGGTGAAAATGATTTAGAACAGATCAAAAATCACTTTGGGAAATTTGTTCAAGGACAATATTTAGAGCCAGCCCGCTCACAGATTATGGATTTATGGGCTCGTTATTTAAAATATCGTGAACAGCTTGCTCAAATCCAAACACCTTCAGCAAAACAACAAGATAAAAATTATTTTCAAAAGATCTTTAATTCAATTCAAGATATAAGAAAACGTTTCTTTTCAACCTCTGAAATTGAAGGACTTTTCTCTAGCGAAGATATCTATCAAAACTACACGCTAGATCGAATGCAGATACTTGAGGACTCGTCTTTAAGCGAAATTGAAAAAGCACGAAAACTTAAAGAACGTTTTGAAGAACTTCCCGAAGACTGGCAACAAAACCTACAAGAACTTTCTAAACTTGATGATTTACATACGCTAACTAAACAAATTAAAGCTCGTAAGGGTTCAGCAGAAGAACTTCGGCAAATGCGTACAGCACTTGTTGGGGCCGAAGCGGCTCAAAGGTTAGAAACTTTAGATACACAACGAAATGCTTGGCAACAAAAGGTCACCAGTTACCTCGATGGTCGAGATGAAATTATTAAAAGCAATATGAGTGATAGCGCCAAAAATCAAGCCATACAGCAATTACGCCAACAACAATTTAACTCATCACAAGAACAACTAAGACTTCGAACTTATGAAACGGTCCACGATCAGGGAGGTGAACTGCCATTTAATTACTAA
- the truB gene encoding tRNA pseudouridine(55) synthase TruB: MTTKNQKISRRHISGVFLLNKPLGLSSNAALQKVRWLYRAQKAGHTGALDPLATGLLPICLGEATKFSHYLLDSTKRYQTTVRLGQTTTTGDVEGEILQERSVPVLNQELIEQTLEKFRGDIQQIPPMYSALKKEGRPLYELARKGIEIEREARPITIYALELVEFTQNSITLDVTCSKGTYIRVLGEDIGEALGCGGHLTMLNRTQTGHFELIPSYTIEYLEGLTEEQREALLLPVYAPVDHFLKIQVPEGREKYFCNGLESNIEHSAEAEVLVFSGERCLGLAEITDKKRLVPKRILNL, encoded by the coding sequence ATGACGACAAAAAATCAAAAAATTTCTCGTCGCCATATTAGTGGTGTATTTTTATTAAATAAACCATTAGGGCTCAGTTCAAATGCGGCTTTGCAAAAAGTGCGTTGGTTATATCGCGCCCAAAAAGCAGGTCATACTGGGGCGCTAGACCCTTTGGCGACAGGTTTACTCCCGATTTGTTTGGGGGAGGCCACTAAGTTTTCACATTATTTGCTGGACTCAACAAAGCGCTACCAAACCACCGTGCGATTGGGACAAACTACAACAACAGGTGATGTGGAAGGGGAAATTCTACAAGAGCGCTCTGTCCCCGTGCTTAACCAAGAGCTTATTGAACAAACCTTAGAAAAATTTAGAGGTGATATTCAACAAATTCCTCCAATGTACTCGGCTTTGAAAAAAGAAGGTAGGCCGTTGTATGAGCTTGCCCGAAAAGGTATCGAAATTGAGCGTGAAGCACGTCCAATCACAATTTATGCCTTGGAGTTAGTTGAGTTTACCCAAAATAGTATCACCCTAGACGTAACTTGTTCTAAAGGAACATACATTCGTGTATTAGGTGAAGATATTGGTGAGGCACTTGGTTGTGGTGGGCATTTAACGATGTTAAACCGGACTCAAACAGGACATTTTGAGCTTATTCCGAGTTATACCATTGAATATCTGGAAGGCCTGACAGAAGAGCAAAGAGAAGCTTTATTACTCCCAGTTTATGCTCCAGTTGATCATTTCTTAAAAATTCAAGTGCCTGAAGGGCGTGAAAAGTATTTCTGCAATGGTTTAGAAAGCAATATTGAGCATTCTGCAGAAGCAGAAGTTTTAGTTTTTTCGGGTGAGCGCTGTTTAGGTTTAGCCGAGATTACCGATAAAAAACGGTTGGTACCTAAACGTATCTTAAATTTGTAG
- a CDS encoding TSUP family transporter encodes MGMEWDVILSLIFFAFTAGAIDAAVGGGGLIQIPGLMSTFPTMQTATVIGTNKLSSIFGTASAAYTFAKRVKLQWKLLAVIAVCALISSFAGAACLSLIPQSVLRPFVFVMLIVIAVYTLLKKNFGQVHTEQKITNKMLVLAGIGSLAIGFYDGIFGPGTGSFFIFFFIRFLQVDFLHASALSKIGNFMTNLAALSFFIPTGHAILHIGLMMAVANVLGSIVGVRTALKYGSGFVRIIFLILVSVLICRLGYQLFVTG; translated from the coding sequence ATGGGCATGGAATGGGATGTTATCCTGAGTTTGATCTTTTTTGCGTTTACTGCGGGAGCGATTGATGCTGCTGTTGGCGGTGGTGGACTTATCCAGATTCCAGGTCTTATGAGCACTTTCCCGACCATGCAAACTGCAACGGTTATTGGTACGAATAAGCTTTCTTCAATTTTTGGTACAGCATCGGCTGCTTATACTTTTGCAAAAAGAGTGAAGTTGCAATGGAAGCTTTTAGCAGTCATTGCTGTTTGTGCGCTGATTAGTTCATTTGCGGGTGCTGCTTGTTTATCGTTAATTCCTCAATCTGTATTACGTCCTTTCGTATTTGTAATGTTGATTGTGATAGCAGTTTATACGTTACTTAAAAAGAACTTTGGACAGGTCCATACTGAGCAAAAAATTACTAATAAAATGCTGGTTTTGGCTGGTATTGGTAGTTTAGCAATTGGTTTCTACGACGGTATTTTTGGTCCGGGTACAGGTAGTTTCTTTATTTTCTTCTTTATCCGCTTTTTACAAGTTGACTTTTTACATGCTTCAGCTTTGTCAAAAATTGGTAATTTTATGACCAATTTGGCTGCATTGAGTTTCTTTATCCCGACAGGTCACGCTATTTTACACATCGGCTTAATGATGGCAGTCGCGAATGTATTGGGTTCAATTGTGGGTGTGAGAACTGCTCTAAAATATGGTAGTGGATTTGTTCGTATCATCTTCTTAATTTTAGTCAGTGTTTTAATTTGTCGTTTAGGCTATCAACTGTTTGTAACAGGCTAA
- a CDS encoding hemerythrin domain-containing protein has translation MNIFEALRESHENQRNLSEQLVQTHGLTEERKELFDALKNELYAHSVAEDRYLYIPLMFDDVGLDITRHALSEHHEMDELVEQLEKTDMSSPSWLAIAKQLSEIVHHHLKEEEHKFFQQAGKILKDSEKETLGNKYLKEYKKYKKQQ, from the coding sequence ATGAATATTTTCGAAGCATTAAGAGAAAGCCATGAAAATCAACGTAACCTTTCTGAACAACTTGTTCAGACACATGGTTTAACTGAAGAAAGAAAAGAATTATTTGATGCATTAAAAAATGAATTATATGCTCACTCCGTTGCCGAAGACCGTTATCTCTATATTCCTTTAATGTTTGATGATGTCGGTTTAGATATTACAAGACATGCTTTGTCTGAACATCATGAAATGGATGAGTTAGTCGAACAGCTCGAAAAAACCGATATGAGTAGCCCAAGCTGGTTAGCAATCGCCAAACAGTTGAGTGAAATAGTCCATCATCATTTAAAAGAAGAAGAGCATAAATTTTTCCAACAAGCGGGAAAAATTCTTAAAGACAGTGAAAAAGAAACGTTGGGTAATAAATATTTAAAGGAATATAAAAAGTATAAAAAGCAGCAATAG
- a CDS encoding EamA family transporter: MQNLPIIAVLYMILSMVSYQISASFAKQLIAILDPLTVTVLRLSFATVIVAIMFRSWKIWSRLPYLKWRDLLMYSASLGLMNILFYTSLGKLPQGIAVGLEFIGPLGLALLSIKQKSDYIWVAFAMLGIALMVPWQDPTQHHFSYVGAACALGAGFCWAFYIYFGQKVVTQNIGMHALTIGIGLSALTLLPISIWHNAPALLETQYWGKALVIAILATAIPYALDLMALKQLNKLTYGTLTSLAPALAALTGFLLLHEEISMLQWVALGCVMLASIGVTLRSTKKVA, encoded by the coding sequence ATGCAGAATCTTCCCATTATTGCTGTGCTATATATGATTCTGTCGATGGTCTCATATCAAATCAGTGCTTCATTTGCTAAACAGCTCATTGCAATATTAGACCCTCTTACCGTTACAGTTTTAAGGCTGAGTTTTGCAACGGTTATTGTCGCTATTATGTTCCGCTCATGGAAAATCTGGTCACGCTTACCCTATTTAAAATGGCGTGATTTATTGATGTACTCTGCATCTTTGGGTCTCATGAATATTTTATTCTATACGTCGCTTGGAAAGTTACCTCAAGGGATTGCCGTGGGCTTAGAGTTCATTGGTCCATTAGGTCTAGCTCTACTTTCTATTAAACAAAAGAGTGACTACATTTGGGTGGCATTTGCGATGTTAGGTATTGCATTGATGGTGCCTTGGCAAGACCCAACGCAGCACCACTTTTCCTATGTCGGTGCTGCCTGCGCGCTAGGTGCTGGATTTTGCTGGGCATTCTATATTTATTTTGGTCAGAAAGTTGTGACCCAAAATATAGGGATGCATGCTTTAACCATTGGAATTGGATTATCTGCTCTAACCTTACTACCGATTAGCATCTGGCATAATGCTCCTGCATTACTTGAAACACAGTATTGGGGTAAAGCATTAGTTATTGCTATTTTAGCGACGGCTATTCCATATGCACTTGATTTAATGGCACTCAAACAACTCAATAAATTAACTTACGGCACCCTAACGAGTTTAGCACCAGCATTGGCAGCATTAACGGGTTTCTTATTACTTCACGAAGAAATCAGCATGCTGCAATGGGTGGCTTTAGGTTGTGTAATGCTGGCATCAATTGGCGTGACTTTAAGAAGTACTAAAAAAGTAGCATAG
- a CDS encoding EamA family transporter, with translation MSSSNQKSQLHALGFLILAMLSVQSSASLAKFLFQSFPTLTVSAMRLCLGAIILAFIFRIWRINFSQVRWKAILAYGFALAGMNALFYLSIERLPIGIAVAFEFIGPLSVALYHARQKYDFVWVSLAIVGLILLFPFNQAHSLDWIGVLFAVSAGACWALYIIAGQKPSGISGNHTVCLGMSVGACILLPITFFSGSIGQVIELPYLFYFIGLAILASALPFSLEMLALRNLTPLSFGTLMSLEPAVAALSGFIFLGEYLLWNQWLALATIIAASVGCTITTQKARQEREKIVS, from the coding sequence ATGTCCAGTTCGAACCAGAAATCTCAGCTACATGCGTTGGGTTTTCTTATTCTCGCTATGCTGAGCGTACAAAGTAGCGCATCTTTAGCTAAATTTCTGTTCCAGAGCTTTCCCACCCTTACCGTTTCAGCAATGCGCTTATGCTTAGGTGCAATTATTCTTGCCTTTATTTTTAGAATTTGGCGAATTAATTTTAGTCAGGTCCGCTGGAAAGCTATTTTAGCGTATGGCTTTGCTCTTGCAGGAATGAACGCACTTTTTTATCTGTCAATTGAACGGTTACCGATTGGTATTGCAGTTGCTTTTGAATTTATTGGCCCCTTAAGTGTGGCCTTATATCACGCACGCCAAAAATATGATTTTGTCTGGGTCAGTTTAGCGATTGTTGGCCTCATTTTACTTTTCCCTTTCAATCAGGCTCATAGTCTGGATTGGATCGGAGTATTATTTGCAGTTAGTGCAGGCGCGTGTTGGGCACTTTATATTATTGCTGGACAGAAACCTTCAGGTATTTCGGGCAATCACACTGTGTGTTTAGGAATGAGTGTGGGTGCATGCATCTTATTACCCATTACTTTTTTCTCAGGCTCAATAGGGCAAGTTATAGAGCTTCCCTATCTTTTTTATTTTATTGGTTTAGCAATTTTAGCCAGTGCATTACCTTTTTCTTTAGAAATGCTGGCCCTACGTAATTTAACGCCCTTAAGTTTCGGAACATTGATGAGCCTAGAGCCCGCAGTTGCTGCACTTTCTGGCTTTATCTTTTTAGGTGAATATTTGTTATGGAACCAATGGTTAGCACTTGCAACAATTATTGCAGCTTCGGTCGGTTGTACCATAACTACCCAAAAAGCACGTCAGGAACGTGAAAAAATAGTAAGTTAA
- the serA gene encoding phosphoglycerate dehydrogenase, with protein sequence MSQHLSLPKDKIRFLLLEGVHQNAVDTLNAAGYTNIDYRKTALEGEALKEAVKDAHFIGIRSRTQLTEEVFEAANKLIAVGCFCIGTNQVDLKAAMARGIPVFNAPYSNTRSVAELVLAETILLLRRVPEKSAACHRGGWDKSAVGSFETRGKTLGIVGYGSIGSQLSVLAESLGMHVIYYDAVTKLPMGNARQVGSLDELLATADVVTLHVPDVPSTRNFFTKAQFAKMKEGAIFLNAARGTCVVIEDLADAIKSGHIAGAAVDVFPKEPKANGEEFVSPLRGLDNVILTPHVGGSTMEAQANIGLEVAEKFVAYSDKGMTLSAVNFPEIALPLTAGQHRLLHIHKNVPGVLSKINNLFAEQGINISGQSLMTKGDIGYLVMDVDASASHEALDMLHEVEGTIRVRVLF encoded by the coding sequence ATGAGCCAACATCTTTCACTACCTAAAGATAAAATCCGTTTCCTGTTGTTAGAAGGCGTTCACCAAAACGCAGTCGATACTCTAAACGCTGCGGGTTACACCAATATTGACTATCGTAAAACTGCTCTTGAAGGCGAAGCGCTAAAAGAAGCTGTTAAAGATGCTCACTTTATTGGTATTCGTTCGCGTACCCAATTGACTGAAGAAGTTTTCGAAGCTGCAAATAAATTGATCGCAGTGGGCTGTTTCTGTATCGGAACAAACCAAGTTGATCTTAAAGCAGCTATGGCACGTGGTATTCCTGTATTTAACGCACCATATTCAAATACGCGTTCGGTTGCAGAGCTTGTACTTGCTGAAACAATTCTTCTTCTTCGCCGTGTTCCTGAAAAATCGGCGGCTTGTCATCGTGGTGGTTGGGACAAGTCTGCTGTCGGTTCTTTCGAAACTCGTGGCAAAACTTTAGGTATTGTAGGTTACGGTTCCATCGGTTCTCAGCTTTCTGTTCTTGCTGAAAGCTTAGGTATGCATGTGATTTATTACGATGCAGTAACTAAATTACCAATGGGTAATGCTCGCCAAGTTGGTTCGTTAGACGAACTTTTAGCGACTGCTGATGTAGTTACATTACATGTGCCTGATGTTCCATCTACACGAAACTTCTTCACTAAAGCACAATTTGCAAAAATGAAAGAAGGCGCAATCTTCCTCAATGCTGCACGTGGTACATGTGTAGTGATTGAAGATTTAGCAGATGCAATCAAATCTGGTCATATTGCTGGTGCAGCCGTTGACGTATTCCCTAAAGAACCAAAAGCAAATGGCGAAGAGTTTGTTTCTCCACTTCGTGGCTTAGACAATGTGATTTTGACTCCTCACGTTGGTGGTTCAACCATGGAAGCGCAAGCAAACATCGGTTTAGAAGTTGCAGAGAAATTTGTTGCTTACTCTGATAAGGGTATGACGCTTTCTGCGGTAAACTTCCCAGAAATCGCGTTACCATTGACTGCTGGTCAACACCGTTTATTGCACATCCACAAAAACGTACCGGGCGTATTGTCTAAAATCAACAACTTGTTTGCTGAGCAAGGCATCAACATTTCTGGTCAATCACTCATGACTAAAGGTGACATCGGTTACCTCGTAATGGACGTTGACGCTTCAGCTTCTCACGAAGCTTTAGATATGTTGCATGAAGTTGAAGGTACAATTCGCGTGCGCGTATTGTTCTAA
- a CDS encoding FAD-binding oxidoreductase — MNAPVALTPELLTQLTAIVGENRIKTDADSLENWGKDHTKHFNPNPSVIVFPSTTEQVQAVVKLANQFNIAITPSGGRTGLSAGAVATNGEIVISMDKMNQILEFFPADRMVRVQAGVVTEQLQNYAEEQGMYYPVDFASAGSSQIGGNIGTNAGGIKVIKYGMTRNWVLGLTVVTGKGDILRLNKGMVKNATGYALQHLFIGGEGTLGLVTEAEIKLERQPQNLQVLVLGVPDFDAVMPVLHAFQKDIDLTAFEFFGELAMQKVLDHGHVQRPFETQCPFYVLLEFEAPYEPILDKAMEIFEHCMEQGWVLDGVMSQSLDQVESLWRLREDISESIAPFIPYKNDISVLITHVPAFIREIDAIVQENYPDFEICWFGHIGDGNLHLNILKPENLTKDEFFAKCQVVNKYVFDTVKKYDGSISAEHGVGMTKKPYLEYSRSPEEIEYMKALKLTFDPNGIMNPGKLFDL, encoded by the coding sequence ATGAATGCTCCAGTCGCTTTAACACCTGAGTTACTCACCCAATTAACAGCAATCGTCGGTGAAAACCGTATTAAAACCGATGCTGATAGTCTCGAAAACTGGGGTAAAGATCATACCAAGCATTTTAATCCGAACCCATCGGTCATCGTTTTTCCATCGACCACTGAACAAGTTCAGGCAGTTGTAAAGCTTGCGAACCAGTTTAATATCGCGATTACACCGTCAGGCGGTCGTACTGGTCTCTCTGCGGGTGCTGTAGCAACTAATGGTGAAATTGTCATTAGCATGGACAAAATGAACCAGATTCTTGAGTTCTTCCCAGCAGATCGTATGGTACGAGTACAAGCTGGTGTTGTGACTGAACAATTGCAAAACTATGCTGAAGAACAAGGGATGTATTATCCAGTTGACTTTGCGTCAGCGGGCTCTAGTCAGATTGGCGGTAATATCGGTACCAATGCTGGTGGTATTAAAGTCATTAAATACGGCATGACACGTAATTGGGTGCTTGGTTTAACTGTTGTCACTGGTAAAGGTGATATTTTACGTTTAAACAAAGGCATGGTTAAAAATGCAACTGGTTATGCATTGCAGCATTTGTTTATTGGTGGTGAAGGTACATTAGGTTTAGTGACTGAAGCAGAAATTAAACTAGAGCGTCAACCACAAAACTTACAAGTTTTAGTTTTAGGCGTTCCTGATTTTGACGCAGTGATGCCTGTATTACATGCGTTCCAAAAAGATATTGATTTGACTGCATTTGAGTTCTTTGGTGAACTTGCAATGCAAAAAGTTTTAGATCATGGGCATGTACAACGCCCATTTGAAACTCAATGTCCATTCTATGTATTGCTTGAGTTTGAAGCGCCATATGAGCCGATTCTCGATAAAGCAATGGAAATCTTCGAGCATTGTATGGAGCAGGGTTGGGTACTTGATGGGGTAATGAGCCAGAGTCTTGACCAAGTAGAAAGTTTATGGCGTTTACGTGAAGATATTTCTGAATCAATCGCTCCGTTTATTCCATACAAAAATGATATTTCAGTATTAATTACTCACGTGCCTGCATTTATTCGTGAGATTGATGCAATTGTTCAAGAAAACTATCCTGATTTTGAAATTTGCTGGTTCGGTCATATCGGTGACGGCAACTTGCACTTAAATATTTTGAAACCTGAAAACTTAACCAAAGATGAGTTCTTTGCGAAGTGTCAGGTCGTCAATAAATATGTGTTCGATACCGTTAAAAAATACGATGGTTCAATCTCTGCTGAACATGGCGTAGGTATGACGAAAAAACCATATTTGGAATATTCACGTTCGCCTGAAGAAATTGAATATATGAAAGCTTTGAAGTTGACGTTTGACCCGAACGGGATTATGAACCCAGGTAAATTATTTGATCTTTAA
- a CDS encoding xanthine permease, with translation MQLTYAGQVFLVVVAVLMIWSFVLTKFWIKRLAKNRKSSKFEFAYLFAVVFSISALFFPFTYWVSQAVYGLATKPTYDATVVNYTSEWVDTERTDSNGRKYKTKTLMHTAQVQFKDNQNKTQTLDNSVRSGDVPVVGQHITVVYESGDHTAQEKSWRTILLFAAALFMLFILGYVLLMIIAYSLKRDMEPYKTFASTLIFKVTLPLGTMAMFSMLSYSIFAYFFLGNPRNLPVWAIGLCSFFALSLLPLIYHILTGWKAYRK, from the coding sequence ATGCAACTGACTTATGCGGGGCAAGTTTTCTTGGTGGTCGTTGCAGTTTTGATGATTTGGTCATTTGTACTCACTAAGTTTTGGATCAAGCGTTTAGCTAAAAATCGTAAAAGTAGTAAGTTTGAATTCGCTTATTTATTTGCCGTGGTTTTTAGTATTAGTGCTTTATTTTTCCCATTTACTTACTGGGTTTCTCAGGCAGTCTACGGCTTAGCAACCAAACCAACTTACGATGCAACGGTAGTGAACTATACTTCTGAATGGGTAGATACTGAACGTACCGACTCAAATGGACGTAAATATAAAACTAAGACACTCATGCATACTGCTCAGGTTCAATTTAAAGATAATCAAAATAAAACTCAAACTTTAGATAATTCAGTTCGCTCTGGTGATGTGCCTGTAGTTGGGCAACATATTACTGTTGTTTATGAATCAGGTGATCACACCGCGCAAGAAAAGAGCTGGCGAACAATTCTATTATTTGCAGCCGCCTTATTTATGTTGTTTATTTTAGGTTATGTGTTGCTCATGATTATTGCTTATAGTCTAAAGCGCGACATGGAACCCTACAAAACATTTGCTAGCACGTTAATTTTTAAAGTCACACTTCCACTTGGAACAATGGCGATGTTTTCGATGTTGTCTTATTCTATTTTTGCCTATTTCTTTTTAGGTAATCCAAGGAATTTACCTGTGTGGGCCATTGGGCTTTGTAGCTTTTTTGCCCTTAGTCTTTTACCGTTGATTTATCATATTCTGACGGGCTGGAAAGCGTACAGGAAATAG
- a CDS encoding putative quinol monooxygenase, with protein sequence MLTIIAEIRTKSAGQHRQNVLDAFQKIIPTVLAEDGCHGYEPLIDHKSNASFQTHEPDTIVMLEKWKSVAHLEAHLATPHMQAHHEAVKDDVMDVKIKILESGV encoded by the coding sequence ATGCTAACCATTATTGCAGAAATTCGCACCAAATCAGCTGGGCAGCATCGTCAAAACGTGTTGGATGCTTTTCAAAAAATTATTCCAACTGTTTTAGCAGAAGATGGTTGTCATGGTTATGAACCTTTAATTGATCACAAATCAAATGCGAGCTTCCAAACCCACGAACCTGACACAATTGTGATGTTAGAAAAATGGAAAAGTGTTGCTCATCTTGAGGCACATTTGGCTACACCTCATATGCAAGCACATCATGAAGCAGTTAAAGATGATGTCATGGATGTCAAAATTAAAATTTTAGAAAGCGGCGTATAA
- a CDS encoding NAD(P)H-dependent oxidoreductase: MSNILVINGAKQFAHSNGELNDTLTALATDHLTELGHEVQVTRADSDYNAEAEVEKFLWADVVIYQMPGWWMGAPWTVKKYIDDVFTTGHGSLYASDGRSRSDASKQYGSGGLIHDKKYMLSLTWNAPMEAFDDADQFFHGVGVDGVYLPFHKANQFLGMGTLPTFIVNDVIKMPDVDSYVEEYKAHLNSVFAAA; this comes from the coding sequence ATGAGCAATATTTTAGTGATTAATGGCGCCAAACAATTTGCCCATTCAAATGGTGAATTAAATGACACGCTCACGGCATTGGCAACTGACCATCTCACTGAACTAGGCCATGAAGTTCAAGTGACTCGTGCAGATAGTGACTACAATGCAGAAGCTGAAGTAGAAAAATTCTTATGGGCAGATGTTGTTATTTATCAAATGCCAGGTTGGTGGATGGGTGCACCTTGGACTGTAAAAAAATATATTGATGATGTATTTACGACAGGTCACGGTTCACTTTATGCAAGTGATGGTCGTAGCCGCTCTGATGCTTCAAAACAATATGGTTCAGGTGGTTTAATTCATGACAAAAAATATATGCTGTCACTCACTTGGAATGCACCAATGGAAGCATTTGACGATGCAGATCAGTTCTTCCACGGCGTAGGCGTAGATGGTGTTTATTTACCATTTCATAAAGCTAATCAGTTCTTAGGCATGGGCACATTACCGACTTTTATTGTAAACGACGTGATTAAAATGCCTGACGTTGATAGTTATGTTGAAGAATATAAAGCACACTTAAATAGTGTATTTGCAGCAGCCTAA